In Clostridium sporogenes, one genomic interval encodes:
- a CDS encoding GNAT family N-acetyltransferase has protein sequence MTMIIRAVSPEDYKEINEIRCMVGVRENILGRISERFEQFKDFIQSLGSNDHLLVAEIKEEDKNKVVGVIGLNINSNPRTKHAATLGMMVHKAYQGTGIGKKLMSEILDLADNWLMLARIELGVFTNNEKAIKLYEKFGFKIEGTKKYAAIKDGRYADEYIMARYKNI, from the coding sequence ATGACTATGATTATTAGAGCTGTAAGTCCTGAGGATTATAAAGAGATAAATGAAATAAGATGCATGGTTGGAGTACGAGAAAATATTTTAGGCAGAATTAGTGAAAGATTTGAACAATTTAAAGACTTTATACAAAGTTTAGGAAGTAATGACCATCTACTTGTTGCAGAAATAAAAGAAGAGGATAAAAATAAGGTTGTTGGAGTCATAGGTTTAAATATAAATAGTAATCCTAGAACAAAACATGCAGCAACACTAGGAATGATGGTTCATAAAGCTTACCAAGGAACTGGTATAGGAAAAAAGCTTATGAGTGAAATTCTTGATTTAGCAGATAACTGGCTTATGTTAGCTAGAATAGAATTAGGAGTGTTTACTAATAATGAAAAAGCTATAAAGTTATATGAGAAATTTGGATTTAAAATCGAAGGAACAAAAAAGTATGCTGCCATCAAAGATGGTAGATATGCTGATGAATATATAATGGCAAGGTATAAAAATATATAA
- a CDS encoding valine--tRNA ligase translates to MSETREMAKTYDPKEFEERLYKNWEEKSYFTPEVDENKKPYTIVLPPPNITGKLHLGHALDDTLQDILMRTKRMQGFSTLWLPGQDHASIATEVKVENELLKEGIVKKEIGREAFLEKVWEWTDEYRGKIRNQIKKLGCSLDFTRERFTMDEQLDKAVKHFFVKLYNEGLIYQGNRITNWCPKCKTALSDAEIEYSEHEGHFWHVKYPVVGSDEYLEIATTRPETMLGDTAVAVNPKDERYAHLVGKTLMLPLVNREIPIVADDYVDMEFGTGAVKITPAHDPNDYQVGKRHNLPQINVMFDDGRINYEETRYHEMDRYEARKAIVEDLKNEGFLVKIKEHNHNVSCHDRCNTVIEPIISKQWFVKMEELAKPSIEVVKNKKVKFVPERFDKTYFNWMENIQDWCISRQLWWGHRIPVWYCKDCGEVIVVTEEPTKCPKCNSEKLEQDNDVLDTWFSSALWPFSTLGWPDKTPDLKYFYPNNTLVTGYDIIFFWVARMVFSGLYCMDDIPFDTVLIHGIVRDSEGKKMSKSLGNGVDPIEVIDEYGADALRFTLVTGNAPGNDIRYYPERVEAARNFANKIWNASRFVLMNLDKDLMNKYKDNKNHTIADKWILSRLNTVVKEVTENIEKFELGIASQKIYDFIWGEFCDWYIELVKPVLYGENEEAKGIAFNVLHKVLETSLQLLHPIMPFITEEIYTHLYTEYESIVISKWPEYKENLKDEKSEKDMEYIIEAIKSIRNVRTEMNVPPSRKAKLMIYLTENEAERSFKEGEVYFQKLASASEVSFLENKETSDKNVSVVTRGAEIFIPLLELVDIEKELERLNKEKEKLEKEIDRVEKKLSNEKFVSKAPEAVVNEEKEKGEKYKAMLKSVLESLESLK, encoded by the coding sequence ATGTCAGAAACAAGAGAAATGGCAAAAACTTATGATCCTAAAGAGTTTGAAGAAAGACTTTATAAAAATTGGGAAGAAAAATCATATTTTACACCAGAGGTAGATGAAAATAAAAAACCATATACTATAGTATTACCACCACCAAATATAACAGGAAAACTTCATTTAGGTCATGCTTTGGATGATACGCTTCAAGATATATTAATGAGAACAAAAAGAATGCAAGGCTTTAGTACTCTATGGTTACCAGGACAAGATCATGCTAGTATTGCCACAGAAGTTAAAGTTGAAAATGAATTATTAAAAGAAGGCATAGTAAAAAAAGAAATAGGAAGAGAAGCTTTCCTTGAAAAAGTATGGGAATGGACAGATGAATATAGAGGCAAAATAAGAAATCAAATTAAAAAATTAGGTTGCTCTTTAGATTTTACAAGAGAAAGATTTACTATGGATGAACAATTAGATAAAGCAGTAAAGCATTTCTTTGTAAAATTATACAATGAGGGCTTAATTTATCAGGGAAATAGAATAACAAACTGGTGTCCAAAATGTAAAACAGCTCTATCAGATGCAGAAATAGAATATAGTGAACATGAAGGACATTTTTGGCACGTAAAATATCCAGTAGTAGGTAGTGATGAATATTTAGAGATAGCTACTACAAGACCAGAAACAATGCTTGGAGATACAGCAGTAGCTGTTAATCCGAAGGATGAAAGATATGCTCATTTAGTAGGAAAAACTCTTATGCTACCATTAGTTAATAGAGAAATTCCTATAGTTGCTGATGATTATGTAGATATGGAATTTGGTACAGGAGCAGTTAAAATAACTCCAGCTCATGATCCTAATGACTATCAAGTAGGTAAAAGACATAACTTACCACAAATCAATGTGATGTTTGATGATGGAAGAATTAATTATGAAGAAACTAGATATCATGAAATGGATAGATATGAAGCTAGAAAAGCTATAGTAGAAGACTTAAAAAATGAAGGTTTCTTAGTAAAAATAAAAGAGCATAATCATAATGTAAGCTGTCATGATAGATGTAATACAGTAATAGAACCTATAATTTCAAAACAATGGTTTGTAAAAATGGAGGAACTTGCAAAACCATCTATAGAAGTAGTAAAAAACAAAAAGGTTAAGTTTGTACCAGAAAGATTTGATAAAACTTATTTCAACTGGATGGAGAATATTCAGGATTGGTGCATATCAAGACAATTATGGTGGGGACATAGAATTCCTGTTTGGTATTGTAAGGATTGTGGTGAAGTTATAGTAGTTACTGAAGAACCAACAAAATGTCCAAAATGTAATAGTGAAAAATTAGAACAAGATAATGATGTTTTAGATACTTGGTTTAGTTCAGCTCTATGGCCTTTCTCAACTTTAGGTTGGCCAGATAAAACACCAGATTTAAAATATTTTTATCCAAACAATACATTAGTAACAGGATATGATATTATATTCTTCTGGGTAGCTAGAATGGTATTCTCAGGACTTTATTGTATGGATGATATTCCATTTGATACAGTATTAATCCATGGTATAGTTAGAGATTCAGAAGGAAAGAAGATGTCTAAGTCCTTAGGAAATGGTGTAGACCCAATAGAAGTAATAGATGAATATGGTGCAGATGCATTAAGATTTACATTAGTAACAGGAAATGCACCAGGAAATGATATAAGATATTATCCTGAAAGAGTAGAAGCGGCTAGAAATTTTGCAAACAAGATATGGAATGCATCCAGATTTGTTCTTATGAACTTAGATAAGGATTTAATGAATAAATATAAAGATAATAAAAACCATACTATAGCTGATAAATGGATATTATCAAGATTAAATACAGTAGTTAAAGAGGTTACAGAAAATATAGAAAAATTTGAACTTGGAATAGCTTCTCAAAAGATTTATGACTTTATATGGGGGGAATTCTGTGATTGGTATATAGAACTTGTAAAACCAGTATTATATGGAGAAAATGAAGAAGCAAAGGGAATAGCTTTCAATGTACTTCATAAAGTATTAGAAACTTCACTACAATTATTGCATCCTATAATGCCATTTATAACAGAAGAAATATACACTCATTTATATACAGAATATGAATCAATAGTTATATCAAAATGGCCAGAATATAAGGAAAACCTAAAGGATGAGAAATCAGAAAAGGATATGGAATATATTATAGAAGCTATAAAATCTATAAGAAATGTTAGAACAGAAATGAATGTTCCACCTTCTAGAAAAGCTAAATTAATGATTTATTTAACAGAAAATGAGGCAGAAAGATCATTTAAAGAAGGAGAAGTTTATTTCCAAAAACTAGCTTCAGCTTCAGAAGTTAGCTTCTTAGAAAATAAAGAAACATCAGATAAAAATGTATCTGTAGTTACAAGAGGAGCAGAAATATTTATACCGTTATTAGAATTAGTAGATATAGAAAAAGAATTAGAAAGACTAAATAAGGAAAAAGAAAAACTAGAAAAAGAAATAGATAGAGTAGAAAAGAAATTATCTAATGAAAAATTTGTATCTAAAGCACCAGAAGCTGTAGTTAATGAAGAAAAAGAAAAGGGTGAAAAGTATAAAGCAATGCTTAAATCCGTACTTGAAAGTTTAGAATCATTAAAATAG
- a CDS encoding bifunctional folylpolyglutamate synthase/dihydrofolate synthase, giving the protein MDYKEAREYIQSKAKFGSNLGLERTEKLLELLENPHKRLRCIHIAGTNGKGSTTAMISAVLKEAGYKVGMYTSPYIEEFEERIQINNYNIPKDDFSHIITKVANVVEKVENMGYGNPTEFEIITVAMFYYFCLKKVDFAVIEVGLGGRLDSTNVLEPILSIITSISYDHMNILGETLEKIAYEKAGIIKKAPVIIYPQKKESEKIIEKACKEKKCEFIKVEDNLINVKREIIQKNIGQQSFKLKTKEDTYNICLSLLGEHQIKNCIVVILAIEKLIKLGIKIEKIYIISALKKVKWPARLEIVNKNPLTVIDGAHNMEGIEGLKNNVSKYFKYNKLILILGILKDKQVEDMIKTLVPLADRVLTVTPHNDRGESSKELMHIALKYNKNCEYLEDYKECYNKGKSYYEEGDMILICGSLYMVGDMRKLIK; this is encoded by the coding sequence ATGGATTATAAAGAAGCTAGAGAGTATATACAATCAAAAGCTAAGTTTGGTAGTAACTTAGGATTAGAAAGAACAGAAAAGCTCTTAGAACTATTGGAAAACCCTCATAAGAGGTTAAGATGCATACATATAGCAGGTACAAATGGAAAAGGATCTACTACGGCAATGATTTCTGCAGTATTAAAAGAAGCTGGTTATAAAGTTGGAATGTACACATCCCCTTACATAGAGGAATTCGAAGAAAGAATTCAAATAAATAACTATAATATACCTAAAGATGATTTCAGCCATATTATAACTAAGGTGGCTAATGTGGTAGAAAAGGTAGAGAATATGGGATATGGAAATCCTACAGAATTTGAAATTATAACCGTTGCTATGTTTTACTATTTTTGTTTAAAAAAAGTGGATTTTGCGGTGATAGAAGTGGGGTTAGGAGGAAGACTAGATTCTACTAATGTGTTAGAACCTATCTTAAGTATTATAACCTCTATAAGTTATGATCATATGAACATTTTAGGTGAAACTTTAGAAAAAATAGCTTATGAAAAAGCAGGAATAATAAAAAAAGCTCCTGTTATAATATATCCACAAAAGAAAGAATCAGAAAAAATTATAGAAAAAGCATGTAAAGAAAAAAAATGTGAGTTTATAAAAGTAGAAGATAATTTAATAAATGTAAAGAGAGAAATTATACAAAAAAATATAGGCCAGCAAAGCTTTAAATTAAAAACTAAAGAAGATACTTATAATATATGTTTATCCTTATTAGGAGAACATCAAATAAAAAATTGTATTGTAGTTATATTAGCCATAGAAAAGTTAATAAAATTAGGGATAAAAATAGAAAAAATATATATAATATCAGCCCTCAAAAAAGTGAAATGGCCAGCTAGACTAGAAATAGTAAATAAAAATCCTCTAACAGTAATAGACGGAGCCCATAATATGGAGGGCATAGAAGGTCTAAAAAATAATGTGAGTAAATATTTTAAATATAATAAGCTTATTTTAATATTAGGCATATTAAAAGATAAACAAGTAGAAGATATGATAAAAACATTAGTACCACTAGCAGATAGAGTATTAACAGTAACTCCCCATAACGATAGAGGGGAAAGTTCAAAGGAATTAATGCACATTGCATTAAAATATAATAAAAATTGTGAATATTTAGAGGACTATAAAGAATGCTATAATAAAGGAAAATCTTATTATGAAGAGGGAGATATGATTTTAATTTGTGGGTCACTATACATGGTAGGAGATATGAGAAAATTAATAAAATAA
- a CDS encoding TIGR03905 family TSCPD domain-containing protein — protein MHTYSPTGVCSREITFDIIQNKVVKVNFLGGCDGNLKGLSSLIEGMDVDDAIKRLQGITCGSKNTSCPDQLSKALQEAKKIK, from the coding sequence ATGCACACTTACTCACCTACTGGAGTCTGTTCAAGAGAAATAACTTTTGATATAATCCAAAATAAAGTTGTAAAGGTTAACTTTCTTGGAGGATGTGATGGTAATCTTAAAGGATTATCTAGTTTAATAGAGGGAATGGATGTTGATGACGCTATAAAAAGATTACAAGGTATAACTTGTGGTTCTAAAAATACTTCCTGTCCAGATCAATTATCCAAAGCACTACAAGAAGCTAAAAAAATAAAATAA
- a CDS encoding YncE family protein, producing MRYVYVCNTSTDCISKVSIDNFKEENKITLNNEASTRIGPHGICVYNDKLLVANSYSNSLSVVDGKLGREVENYFIGMHCNDVVAYGDKAYVICGDLNNVTVFDMVKKKILKQIPCGDLPHSIVIDKQKEILMISNMGTDSITLIDCKGENRVKNIRVGSYPTKAVFTVDGKYILVCESNLGSDYKGSISIISRKNYKLLYRIPVGNSPVDMCVDEKLCIVSNFGDGTISLIDINYYEKVKDIIVGGMPRGVCKIKDNIYVGDNYKNLFLKINFRTNNKKSIPIGGEPTGILVL from the coding sequence ATGAGGTATGTTTATGTATGCAATACATCTACAGATTGTATTTCTAAAGTTTCTATAGATAATTTTAAAGAAGAAAACAAAATAACCCTAAATAATGAAGCATCCACTAGAATAGGGCCTCATGGTATATGTGTATATAATGATAAATTGCTAGTAGCTAATAGTTATAGTAATTCTCTTTCTGTAGTAGATGGAAAATTAGGAAGAGAAGTCGAAAATTATTTTATAGGAATGCATTGTAATGATGTGGTTGCATATGGAGATAAAGCCTATGTTATTTGTGGTGATCTAAACAATGTAACTGTATTTGATATGGTTAAAAAGAAAATTTTAAAACAAATACCTTGCGGAGATTTACCACATAGCATAGTTATTGATAAACAGAAAGAAATATTAATGATATCAAATATGGGAACAGATAGTATAACATTAATAGATTGTAAAGGAGAAAATAGAGTAAAAAATATAAGAGTTGGATCTTATCCAACAAAGGCTGTTTTCACAGTGGATGGCAAATATATATTAGTATGTGAAAGCAATTTAGGTTCTGATTATAAAGGAAGTATAAGTATAATATCTAGAAAAAATTATAAACTTTTATATAGAATTCCTGTAGGAAATTCACCAGTTGATATGTGCGTTGATGAGAAGTTATGTATAGTTTCTAATTTTGGTGATGGTACTATTAGTTTGATTGATATAAATTACTATGAAAAAGTAAAAGATATAATTGTTGGTGGTATGCCTCGAGGAGTGTGTAAAATAAAAGATAATATTTATGTGGGAGATAATTATAAAAATTTATTTTTAAAGATAAATTTTAGAACTAACAATAAAAAATCTATACCTATAGGTGGAGAACCTACAGGTATTTTAGTATTATAA
- a CDS encoding DUF4364 family protein, which produces MFDDALELAENKLLILYVFNRLDLSISNNKITEIILENNLINYFTLQQYLSELTSSGFIKNTDQHKIIITEKGNRVLSMFIDRISEDKIESINNYLDSKLNSIKKEVNIMADYTLENKDTFLVRLKATENNFLLMDIKLSVNSNKEAKEICSKWKENSSAMYLQILNILKSTNDN; this is translated from the coding sequence ATGTTTGATGATGCTTTAGAATTAGCTGAAAATAAATTGCTGATTCTTTATGTATTTAATAGATTAGACCTTTCTATCTCTAATAATAAAATAACCGAAATTATATTAGAAAATAATCTAATTAATTATTTTACTTTACAGCAATATCTATCCGAACTTACATCTTCTGGCTTTATTAAGAATACAGATCAACATAAAATAATAATTACAGAAAAAGGTAACCGTGTTCTCTCAATGTTTATAGATAGAATTAGCGAAGATAAAATTGAATCTATAAATAATTATTTAGACTCTAAATTAAATTCGATAAAAAAAGAAGTTAATATCATGGCTGATTATACCTTAGAAAACAAAGATACCTTCTTAGTAAGGTTAAAAGCCACTGAAAATAACTTCTTATTAATGGATATAAAGTTATCTGTAAATTCAAATAAAGAAGCAAAAGAAATCTGTTCTAAGTGGAAAGAAAATTCTAGTGCAATGTATTTACAAATATTGAACATTTTAAAATCAACAAATGACAATTGA
- the pdaB gene encoding polysaccharide deacetylase family sporulation protein PdaB, with translation MKDKFKKRMVFSLLLLVLAISISFFINGRGQNVLLNIRKKIPIYRVDTKENKISLTFDVSRGDEYIEKILDILDENDVKATFFLVGDWIEQNPEKVKEIYGKGHEIGNHSHSHPNMSRVSKEKIIKDININDANIRKITGEGTKLFRFPSGDYNAEAIDTVNEMGLYSVQWDVDSIDWKEEGADLEYERIIKKTKPGSILLFHNTAKYTPDNLPRIIKELKENGFEFVKVGDLIYKENYYIDSAGVQKKN, from the coding sequence ATGAAAGATAAATTTAAAAAGAGGATGGTATTTTCTTTACTACTCTTAGTTTTAGCTATAAGTATATCTTTTTTTATTAATGGAAGAGGACAAAATGTTTTATTAAATATTAGGAAAAAAATCCCAATATATAGAGTTGATACAAAAGAAAATAAAATATCTTTAACTTTTGATGTTAGTAGAGGAGACGAATATATAGAAAAAATATTAGATATTTTAGATGAAAATGATGTTAAAGCTACCTTTTTTTTAGTAGGAGATTGGATAGAGCAAAATCCGGAGAAAGTAAAGGAAATTTATGGTAAAGGGCACGAGATAGGAAATCATTCTCATAGTCATCCTAATATGAGCAGAGTATCTAAAGAAAAAATAATAAAAGACATCAATATTAATGATGCTAATATAAGAAAAATAACTGGAGAAGGTACTAAATTATTCAGATTTCCATCAGGAGATTATAATGCTGAAGCAATAGATACAGTAAATGAAATGGGATTATATTCTGTGCAATGGGATGTAGACAGTATTGATTGGAAAGAAGAAGGTGCAGATTTAGAATATGAAAGAATCATAAAAAAGACTAAGCCTGGTTCTATATTGCTTTTCCATAATACAGCTAAATACACTCCAGACAACTTACCAAGGATAATTAAGGAATTAAAAGAAAATGGATTTGAATTTGTAAAGGTAGGAGATTTAATATATAAAGAAAATTATTATATAGATTCAGCAGGAGTACAAAAAAAGAATTAA